A section of the Prochlorococcus marinus XMU1402 genome encodes:
- the nuoK gene encoding NADH-quinone oxidoreductase subunit NuoK — protein MNLESIPLQAFLIVSSALFCIGIWGLLNSRNAVRVLMSIELMLNAVNINLMAFSSYIDNNLIQGQVFTIFVITVAAAEAAVGLAILLSLYRNRVTVDMESFNLLKW, from the coding sequence ATGAATTTAGAATCAATACCTCTTCAAGCTTTTTTGATAGTATCTTCAGCACTATTTTGCATTGGTATTTGGGGATTATTAAATAGCAGAAATGCAGTCAGAGTTCTAATGAGTATTGAATTAATGCTCAATGCGGTCAATATCAACTTAATGGCTTTTTCTTCCTATATTGATAATAATTTAATTCAAGGACAAGTTTTTACGATTTTTGTGATTACTGTTGCTGCAGCAGAAGCCGCCGTTGGATTAGCTATTTTGTTATCTCTTTACAGGAATAGAGTGACTGTAGATATGGAAAGCTTTAATTTACTAAAATGGTAA
- a CDS encoding NAD(+) kinase: MKLSLVLIVYRSDSSIALEASKFCEEVLKAKNIKSNRIESDFHKEEIEKYLCKSESQPNIGIVLGGDGTFLKCANALADYDIPLLSINIGGNLGFLTQEKDFLFDKSFIEILENEEYIIDFRNRINCDVCISGKSTEKKIIKSYDALNDFYFKSVEEDISPTNQIQIEIDNEKVNEYKGDGLIIATSTGSTAYSMAAGGPIVHPSIDAMIINPICPMSLASRPIVIPNTSKVIIKPVKKSKGEIKLWRDGSKCMTIKENYYCEIKKGESPCKIIKFKKSANYYNTLIKKLDWKGDLSLKN, translated from the coding sequence ATGAAACTTTCATTAGTTCTCATTGTATATCGTTCAGATAGTTCTATAGCTTTAGAGGCTTCAAAATTTTGTGAAGAAGTTCTTAAAGCTAAAAATATTAAATCAAACAGGATTGAAAGTGATTTTCATAAAGAGGAAATTGAAAAATATCTTTGCAAGTCAGAATCACAACCAAATATAGGAATAGTACTTGGTGGGGATGGTACCTTCCTGAAATGTGCAAATGCTTTAGCTGATTATGATATTCCTTTATTGAGCATTAATATTGGTGGTAATTTGGGTTTCCTGACACAAGAGAAAGATTTTCTATTTGACAAATCTTTTATTGAAATTCTTGAAAACGAAGAATATATAATTGATTTTCGGAATAGAATCAATTGTGATGTTTGTATTAGTGGAAAAAGTACTGAAAAAAAAATTATAAAAAGCTATGACGCATTAAATGATTTTTATTTTAAATCCGTTGAAGAAGATATTTCTCCTACTAACCAAATACAAATTGAAATAGATAATGAGAAGGTAAATGAATATAAAGGTGATGGATTGATTATAGCTACATCTACTGGTTCAACAGCATACTCAATGGCTGCAGGTGGTCCAATAGTACATCCAAGTATAGATGCAATGATAATTAACCCTATATGCCCAATGAGTTTAGCTAGTAGACCAATAGTTATTCCTAATACAAGTAAGGTAATCATTAAACCAGTAAAAAAAAGTAAAGGTGAAATTAAATTATGGAGAGACGGTTCAAAATGTATGACTATTAAAGAAAATTATTATTGTGAGATCAAAAAAGGGGAATCACCCTGCAAAATAATAAAGTTTAAAAAAAGTGCTAACTACTATAATACTTTAATAAAAAAACTAGATTGGAAAGGGGATTTATCTCTAAAAAATTAA
- the ndhI gene encoding NAD(P)H-quinone oxidoreductase subunit I, translated as MNNFLQQINSYIKEAFNAGKYLYNGISVTFDHLRRRPVTVQYPYEKLIPSERYRGRIHYEFDKCIACEVCVRVCPINLPVVDWVMNKETKKKELRNYSIDFGVCIFCGNCVEYCPTNCLSMTEEYELATFDRHNLNFDNVALGRLPTNVTTDPSVKPLRELAYLPKGVMDPHEIPASNTRAGKLPEEVYDWMRPESNENKDKVSNPTN; from the coding sequence ATGAACAATTTCCTTCAACAAATAAATAGCTATATCAAGGAAGCATTTAATGCTGGGAAATATTTATACAATGGTATATCGGTAACTTTTGATCATCTTCGAAGAAGACCTGTCACTGTCCAATATCCGTATGAAAAGTTAATACCTTCTGAAAGATATAGAGGAAGGATACATTATGAATTCGATAAATGTATTGCTTGCGAAGTTTGTGTGAGAGTATGTCCCATCAATCTGCCAGTAGTTGATTGGGTAATGAATAAAGAAACCAAAAAAAAGGAACTTCGAAATTATTCAATAGATTTTGGAGTTTGTATATTTTGTGGAAATTGTGTTGAATATTGTCCAACTAATTGTCTATCAATGACTGAAGAATATGAATTAGCTACTTTCGATAGACACAATCTAAATTTCGATAATGTAGCACTTGGTAGACTACCTACAAACGTCACAACAGATCCATCAGTTAAACCTCTTAGAGAACTTGCCTACCTCCCTAAAGGTGTAATGGACCCTCATGAAATCCCAGCCTCAAATACTAGAGCTGGTAAACTACCTGAAGAAGTCTATGATTGGATGAGACCTGAATCCAATGAAAATAAAGATAAAGTTTCTAATCCAACTAATTAA
- a CDS encoding adenylate cyclase, protein MALEIERRFLIKNDSWKKFITKKICIEQGYLSESLDNWIIRIRRTGKEYKIALKKHIESFTNFEFEYYIPQKDGKTIMSNLTNTIKKERFFLDVEKKFWIIDRFKEDNYPLEIAEIELPNEEENLYLPSFISKEITGLKNYTNFGLTNKPFSKWEDKNLTTFKNN, encoded by the coding sequence ATGGCCTTAGAAATAGAAAGACGATTTCTTATAAAGAACGATAGCTGGAAAAAATTCATCACAAAAAAAATCTGTATTGAACAGGGATACTTATCAGAAAGTTTAGATAATTGGATAATTAGAATAAGGCGCACGGGCAAAGAGTATAAAATTGCACTCAAAAAACATATCGAAAGCTTTACCAACTTTGAATTTGAATACTACATTCCACAAAAAGATGGCAAAACTATAATGTCGAATCTCACAAATACAATAAAGAAAGAAAGATTCTTTTTAGATGTTGAAAAAAAATTTTGGATAATAGATCGCTTTAAAGAAGATAATTATCCACTTGAAATTGCTGAAATTGAACTTCCTAATGAAGAGGAAAATTTGTATCTTCCATCTTTCATTTCAAAAGAAATTACAGGGCTCAAAAATTACACTAATTTCGGTCTCACAAACAAACCTTTTTCAAAATGGGAAGATAAAAATTTGACAACTTTCAAAAACAACTAG
- a CDS encoding segregation/condensation protein A, with protein sequence MLIKFLQDAAGKGDLDPWDIDVISVIDSFLEQYSHSFEKTSNSHISYQRDLSETSEAFFAASVLVNLKAQVLESDVFKENSSDFEDDFEVDDQDWIDQEFDFPKYPEKYLRRRSVAQPILKRTTTLGELVSQLESIAEVIETQDLLLMKRKRNKKYSNKSLISEVKSLAHSEKLPETTKELGKFIDGWEKALQWTDFEYLVKQWQKVVKNDLDKDRLGVFWALLFLSSENKIKIKQINSLYGPIQIKRIIPEGGLAQLPIENLDETNISTTAV encoded by the coding sequence TTGTTGATTAAGTTTCTCCAAGACGCCGCTGGCAAAGGTGATCTTGATCCATGGGATATTGATGTAATAAGTGTAATTGATAGTTTTTTAGAGCAATATTCACATTCTTTTGAAAAAACTTCAAATAGTCATATTTCATATCAGAGGGATTTATCTGAGACGAGCGAGGCTTTTTTTGCGGCTTCTGTATTGGTGAATTTAAAGGCTCAAGTTTTAGAATCTGATGTTTTCAAAGAAAATTCTTCAGATTTTGAAGATGATTTTGAAGTTGATGATCAAGATTGGATAGATCAAGAATTTGATTTCCCAAAATACCCTGAGAAATACTTAAGAAGAAGATCAGTAGCACAACCAATTCTTAAACGTACTACAACATTGGGAGAACTTGTAAGTCAATTAGAGTCTATTGCTGAAGTTATAGAAACCCAGGATCTTCTACTTATGAAGAGAAAACGAAATAAAAAATATTCTAATAAGTCTTTAATTTCTGAAGTCAAATCTTTAGCCCATAGTGAAAAACTACCGGAAACCACAAAAGAATTAGGTAAATTTATTGATGGGTGGGAAAAAGCATTGCAGTGGACTGATTTTGAATATTTAGTGAAGCAATGGCAAAAAGTTGTAAAAAATGATTTAGATAAAGATCGTCTTGGGGTCTTTTGGGCTTTGTTATTTTTATCTTCTGAAAATAAAATTAAAATTAAACAAATCAATTCTTTATATGGCCCAATTCAAATAAAAAGAATAATTCCTGAAGGAGGATTAGCTCAATTGCCAATTGAAAATCTTGACGAAACAAATATCTCTACCACTGCTGTTTAG
- a CDS encoding citrate synthase, with the protein MDNKKLILKPGLEGVPVTNSSICDIDGNKGKLLYRGYTIEELSQKSSFLETAYLLIWGELPTATQLRDFEQEVQMHRRLSFRVRDMMKCFPATGHPMDALQSSAASLGLFYSRRAIDDPNYIYNAVIRLIAKIPTMIAAFQLIRKGQDPIQPRDDLTYSSNFLYMLTEREQDPIAAKVFDRCLILHAEHSLNASTFSARVTASTLTDPYAVIASAVGTLAGPLHGGANEDVIAMLEEIKTPENAGCFLDNAIKNKTKIMGFGHREYKVKDPRAIILQKLAEELFIRFGADKMYEVAKALEAEAIPRLGPKGIFPNVDFYSGLVYRKLGIPRDLFTPIFAISRVAGWLAHWREQLGANRIFRPSQIYTGSAPRDWINLENRE; encoded by the coding sequence TTGGACAATAAAAAACTAATTTTAAAACCAGGATTAGAGGGTGTCCCAGTTACTAATTCATCTATCTGTGATATTGACGGCAACAAAGGCAAACTATTATATAGAGGCTACACCATTGAGGAACTATCCCAAAAAAGTAGTTTTTTAGAAACTGCTTACTTATTAATTTGGGGTGAATTGCCTACAGCTACTCAACTAAGAGATTTTGAACAAGAAGTTCAGATGCATCGCAGATTAAGTTTTAGAGTCCGAGATATGATGAAATGTTTCCCTGCGACAGGTCATCCTATGGATGCCCTCCAATCAAGTGCGGCTTCCTTAGGGCTTTTCTATTCACGTAGAGCGATAGATGATCCTAATTACATCTACAACGCAGTGATAAGACTAATAGCAAAAATACCAACTATGATAGCTGCTTTTCAACTTATTAGGAAAGGACAAGACCCTATTCAACCTCGAGATGATTTAACTTACTCATCAAATTTTCTTTATATGCTGACTGAGAGAGAACAAGATCCTATAGCTGCAAAAGTTTTTGATAGGTGTTTAATTCTTCATGCCGAACATAGTTTAAACGCAAGTACATTTAGCGCTAGAGTAACCGCAAGCACTCTTACAGATCCGTATGCTGTTATCGCCTCTGCGGTAGGAACCCTAGCTGGTCCACTGCATGGAGGAGCAAATGAAGATGTGATTGCAATGTTAGAAGAGATCAAAACTCCAGAAAATGCTGGGTGTTTTTTAGATAACGCGATAAAAAATAAAACTAAAATCATGGGCTTTGGCCATAGAGAGTATAAAGTCAAAGATCCAAGAGCAATAATTCTTCAAAAACTTGCAGAAGAGCTTTTTATTAGATTTGGAGCAGATAAAATGTATGAAGTTGCTAAAGCATTAGAGGCAGAGGCAATTCCAAGACTTGGACCTAAAGGTATTTTCCCCAACGTGGACTTTTATTCTGGTCTTGTTTATAGAAAACTTGGTATTCCTCGTGATTTATTTACTCCAATTTTTGCCATATCTAGAGTTGCTGGTTGGTTAGCTCATTGGAGAGAGCAACTTGGTGCAAATAGAATTTTTAGACCATCTCAAATCTATACTGGTTCAGCACCAAGAGATTGGATCAACCTAGAAAATAGAGAATAA
- a CDS encoding NAD(P)H-quinone oxidoreductase subunit 4: MLGTLGAGLSTFPWLSAAILFPIGSAFVIPFFPDKGEGKEVRWFALSIALITFLITVGSYINGFDIDNENVQLKENLNWLPDLGLTWSVGADGISMPLILLTSFITALAVLAAWPVKFKPKLFFFLILVMDGGQIAVFAVQDMLLFFLTWELELIPVYLLLAIWGGKNRQYAATKFIIYTAGSSIFILLAALAMGFYGTEIPNFEFSHLAEQDFSQKFQILCYVGLLIAFGVKLPIVPLHTWLPDAHGEATAPVHMLLAGILLKMGGYALLRFNAQLLPIAHAQFAPLLIVLGVVNIIYAALTSFAQRNLKRKIAYSSISHMGFVLIGIGSFSSLGTSGAMLQMVSHGLIGASLFFLVGATYDRTKTLKLDEMSGVGQKMRIMFALWTACSLASLALPGMSGFVSELMVFTGFVTDEVYTLPFRIVMASLAAIGVILTPIYLLSMLREIFFGKENPKLAEERKLIDAEPREVYIIACLLLPIIGIGLYPRLVTESYLASINNLVDRNLTAVKSAAKTNIFSGTKKNEILKAPTI, translated from the coding sequence ATGTTAGGTACCTTGGGGGCAGGATTGTCGACTTTTCCTTGGCTATCAGCTGCAATTTTGTTCCCAATTGGTAGTGCATTTGTTATACCTTTTTTCCCAGATAAAGGAGAGGGTAAAGAGGTTAGATGGTTTGCATTGTCTATTGCATTAATAACTTTTTTAATAACTGTCGGTTCATATATAAATGGCTTCGATATTGATAATGAAAATGTTCAACTTAAGGAAAATTTGAATTGGCTCCCTGATTTAGGTCTTACATGGTCAGTTGGTGCTGACGGTATTTCGATGCCATTAATATTATTAACTAGTTTTATAACTGCTTTAGCAGTTCTAGCTGCATGGCCAGTAAAGTTTAAACCAAAGTTATTTTTCTTCTTAATATTAGTGATGGATGGGGGCCAAATCGCTGTATTTGCTGTTCAAGATATGCTTTTATTCTTTCTTACTTGGGAACTTGAATTAATCCCTGTATATTTACTATTGGCTATTTGGGGTGGCAAAAATAGACAATATGCTGCGACAAAATTCATTATTTATACAGCTGGCAGTTCTATATTTATTCTTCTAGCAGCATTGGCTATGGGTTTCTACGGTACAGAAATCCCCAACTTTGAGTTTTCTCACTTGGCAGAACAAGATTTTAGTCAAAAATTCCAAATCCTCTGCTATGTAGGTCTTTTAATTGCATTTGGGGTGAAACTTCCAATAGTACCTCTTCATACTTGGCTTCCTGATGCTCATGGAGAGGCTACGGCTCCTGTTCATATGCTTCTAGCGGGAATTTTATTAAAGATGGGAGGATATGCTCTTTTAAGATTTAATGCGCAATTATTACCTATAGCTCACGCTCAATTTGCCCCATTATTAATTGTTCTAGGTGTAGTAAATATAATCTATGCTGCATTAACTTCTTTTGCTCAAAGAAATCTAAAAAGAAAAATTGCATATAGTTCAATAAGTCATATGGGCTTCGTTCTTATTGGAATAGGAAGTTTTAGTAGTCTTGGAACGAGTGGTGCAATGCTTCAAATGGTTAGTCATGGATTGATTGGGGCTAGTTTATTTTTTCTTGTTGGGGCTACTTATGATAGAACAAAGACTCTGAAACTTGATGAAATGAGTGGTGTGGGACAAAAAATGAGAATCATGTTTGCACTATGGACTGCTTGCTCCCTAGCATCACTTGCTTTACCAGGTATGAGTGGATTTGTTTCGGAATTGATGGTATTTACAGGCTTTGTGACAGATGAAGTTTATACACTCCCTTTTAGGATAGTTATGGCCTCTTTAGCTGCTATTGGTGTAATACTTACTCCTATTTATCTACTCTCAATGTTGCGAGAAATTTTCTTTGGCAAAGAAAATCCAAAATTAGCCGAAGAACGAAAACTTATTGATGCAGAGCCTAGGGAAGTCTATATTATTGCTTGTTTACTTTTGCCAATAATTGGAATAGGTTTATACCCAAGATTAGTTACTGAAAGTTATCTTGCTTCTATTAATAACCTTGTAGATAGAAATTTAACTGCAGTTAAAAGTGCTGCTAAAACAAATATTTTCTCAGGAACTAAGAAAAATGAGATTTTAAAAGCTCCAACAATTTAG
- a CDS encoding rhodanese-like domain-containing protein, whose amino-acid sequence MGSYPKSINASSLNDWFNSEKEDPVLIDVREQSELEIARFSKEFLHIPISKVTSEYVEEIFAGLLDREIVVTCHAGIRSYNFSKWCLDNNIVSEIWNLEEGIDGWSRNIDPSIPRY is encoded by the coding sequence TTGGGAAGTTATCCAAAATCCATAAATGCTTCTAGTCTCAATGATTGGTTTAATTCTGAGAAAGAAGATCCAGTTTTAATTGATGTAAGAGAACAGTCAGAGCTTGAAATAGCTCGTTTCTCAAAAGAATTTTTACATATACCAATTAGTAAAGTCACATCTGAATATGTTGAAGAAATATTTGCTGGTTTATTAGATAGAGAAATTGTAGTTACCTGTCATGCAGGAATAAGAAGTTATAACTTTTCTAAATGGTGCTTGGATAATAATATTGTGAGCGAAATTTGGAATTTGGAGGAGGGTATTGATGGATGGAGTAGAAATATTGACCCATCAATCCCAAGGTATTGA
- a CDS encoding helix-turn-helix domain-containing protein, with the protein MQMVEEEVNNIDMMGLSTREMEIIDLVADGLTNQEIAVKLTISKRTVDNHVSNMFTKTGSKNRVALLNWAMDNGKICRDGFNCCSLPDSDQD; encoded by the coding sequence ATGCAAATGGTTGAAGAAGAAGTAAACAACATTGATATGATGGGTCTCTCAACAAGAGAGATGGAAATCATTGATCTCGTAGCTGATGGGCTGACAAATCAAGAAATTGCAGTAAAACTTACCATTAGTAAAAGAACTGTTGATAATCATGTAAGTAATATGTTTACAAAAACAGGTTCAAAAAATAGAGTAGCACTTTTAAATTGGGCAATGGATAATGGAAAGATTTGTAGAGATGGATTTAATTGTTGTTCCCTCCCAGATTCAGATCAAGATTAG
- a CDS encoding methylenetetrahydrofolate reductase has translation MKSKLQQTLEKKSKVITAELMPPRGGSPVRSLKIAQLLKDKVHAVNITDGSRAVMRMCSLAMSKLLLENGIEPVMQISCRDRNKIALQSDILGANALGIKNILCITGDSVKAGDQQDAKAVHEFESVRLLQQIQAFNNGIDPTFGELPDKKTFIFSGAAADPSCRNLRSLKNRMKKKKEAGVKFLQTQMVMKKENLIEFCEEVSNPLEIPVIAGVFLLKSYKNALFINKYVPGANIPEDILNRLQNAKDPLKEGIEIAAEQAHNFINIANGIHLMAVKSEHLIPEILDKANINLEY, from the coding sequence TTGAAATCAAAACTTCAGCAGACTTTAGAAAAAAAATCCAAAGTAATTACAGCAGAATTAATGCCGCCTAGAGGTGGTAGCCCCGTAAGATCTCTTAAGATAGCACAACTTTTGAAAGATAAGGTACATGCTGTTAACATTACTGACGGAAGCAGAGCTGTAATGAGAATGTGCAGCTTGGCAATGTCCAAACTATTACTGGAAAATGGTATAGAACCAGTAATGCAAATATCTTGCAGAGATCGTAATAAAATTGCTTTACAATCAGATATTCTTGGAGCAAATGCTTTAGGAATTAAAAACATTTTATGCATTACCGGTGATTCAGTAAAAGCCGGGGATCAACAAGATGCAAAAGCAGTTCACGAGTTCGAATCAGTTAGATTGCTTCAACAAATTCAAGCATTCAATAATGGTATTGATCCAACTTTTGGAGAACTTCCCGATAAAAAAACATTTATTTTTTCTGGAGCTGCGGCTGATCCAAGTTGCAGAAATCTAAGAAGTTTAAAAAATAGAATGAAGAAGAAAAAAGAGGCTGGAGTTAAATTCTTACAAACTCAAATGGTTATGAAAAAAGAAAATCTGATAGAATTTTGCGAAGAAGTTAGCAACCCTCTAGAGATACCCGTAATTGCAGGTGTATTCTTATTGAAATCCTATAAAAACGCTCTCTTCATAAACAAATATGTACCGGGCGCAAACATTCCTGAAGATATTTTAAATCGTCTTCAAAATGCTAAGGACCCTTTAAAAGAAGGTATAGAAATTGCAGCTGAGCAAGCTCATAATTTTATTAATATTGCAAATGGTATTCATCTAATGGCTGTTAAGTCTGAACATTTAATCCCTGAGATTCTTGATAAAGCAAACATTAATCTGGAATATTAA
- the nuoH gene encoding NADH-quinone oxidoreductase subunit NuoH translates to MEYGLDLEYSFNEFLKGFGLSSEIAHIIWIPIPMLLVLVAAVVGVLVTVWLERKISAAAQQRIGPEYAGALGVLQPIADGLKLLVKEDIIPAKADGILFTAGPILVLVPVILSWLIVPFGQNLLISNVGIGIFLWIALSSIQPIGLLMSGYASNNKYSLLGGLRAAAQSISYEIPLALSVLAIVLMTNSLSTIDIVNQQSGAGILSWNIWRQPVGFIVFWICALAECERLPFDLPEAEEELVAGYQTEYAGMKFALFYLGSYINLILSALLVSILYLGGWGFPIPVELIANFFNLPINAPFVQVFTASIGIVMTVLKAYLLVFIAILLRWTTPRVRIDQLLDLGWKFLLPISLANLLITAGLKLAFPQFFGG, encoded by the coding sequence TTGGAATACGGATTAGATCTCGAATATAGTTTTAATGAATTCTTAAAAGGTTTTGGCCTTTCTAGTGAAATTGCCCATATAATTTGGATTCCTATACCTATGCTTCTAGTTTTAGTAGCAGCAGTTGTTGGCGTTTTGGTAACAGTTTGGCTTGAAAGAAAGATATCTGCTGCTGCTCAACAAAGAATAGGTCCCGAATATGCTGGTGCCCTTGGCGTCCTACAACCAATTGCAGATGGTCTTAAGTTACTTGTCAAAGAGGATATTATTCCTGCTAAAGCTGATGGAATCCTCTTCACTGCAGGACCTATATTAGTTCTTGTCCCAGTAATACTCTCATGGTTAATTGTCCCTTTTGGACAAAATCTTTTAATAAGTAACGTTGGTATTGGAATTTTTTTATGGATCGCTTTAAGCAGTATCCAGCCAATTGGACTTCTTATGAGCGGATATGCATCAAACAATAAATACTCTTTATTAGGAGGATTAAGAGCAGCAGCTCAATCAATAAGTTACGAAATACCTTTAGCTTTATCTGTACTAGCTATCGTCCTAATGACAAATTCTCTCAGTACTATTGACATTGTTAACCAACAAAGTGGTGCTGGAATACTAAGTTGGAACATTTGGAGACAACCAGTAGGTTTTATAGTTTTTTGGATTTGTGCTCTTGCAGAATGCGAAAGACTTCCATTCGACTTACCTGAAGCTGAAGAAGAATTAGTTGCAGGATATCAAACTGAATATGCTGGGATGAAATTCGCATTGTTCTACCTTGGTAGTTACATCAATTTAATTCTTTCAGCATTATTAGTATCAATACTTTATTTGGGAGGATGGGGGTTTCCTATTCCAGTTGAATTAATAGCTAATTTTTTTAATTTGCCAATTAATGCACCTTTCGTTCAGGTTTTCACTGCATCAATAGGAATTGTAATGACTGTTTTAAAAGCATATCTTTTAGTTTTCATTGCAATATTATTACGCTGGACAACTCCCAGAGTAAGAATAGATCAACTTTTAGATCTAGGATGGAAGTTTCTTCTTCCAATTTCTCTTGCTAATCTTTTGATAACTGCAGGATTAAAACTTGCTTTTCCCCAATTCTTTGGTGGCTAA
- a CDS encoding nucleotidyltransferase family protein, whose protein sequence is MKAMILAAGKGTRVQPITHIIPKPMIPILQKPVMEFLLELLKEHGFKEIMVNVSHLAEEIENYFRDGQRFGVEIAYSFEGRIEDGELIGDALGSAGGLKKIQDFQNFFDETFVVLCGDALVDLDLTEAVKKHKEKGAIASLITKKVTIDQVSSYGVVVSDDNGRIKAFQEKPSIDQALGDSINTGIYLFEPEIFNYIPSGEKFDIGADLFPKLVEMDLPFFALPMDFEWVDIGKVPDYWSAIRNVLLGKVRQVEIPGKEIRPGVFTGLNVAANWETIDVNGPVYIGGMTRIEDGAKIIGPAMIGPSCCICEGATIDNSIIFDYSKIGKGVRLVDKLVFGRYCVDKNGDHFDLQDASLDWLITDSRRSDMTEPSPQQKAMAELLGTDLINIPD, encoded by the coding sequence ATGAAGGCAATGATACTTGCGGCAGGAAAAGGTACACGTGTTCAGCCCATAACTCATATTATACCTAAACCAATGATACCGATTTTACAAAAACCTGTAATGGAGTTTCTTTTAGAACTCTTAAAAGAACATGGATTTAAAGAAATAATGGTTAACGTTTCTCACCTTGCTGAAGAAATTGAAAATTATTTCAGGGATGGTCAAAGATTTGGAGTGGAGATTGCGTATAGTTTTGAGGGTAGGATTGAAGACGGGGAGTTAATAGGAGATGCTTTGGGTTCAGCAGGAGGATTAAAAAAAATTCAAGATTTTCAAAATTTTTTTGATGAAACTTTTGTTGTACTTTGTGGCGATGCTTTAGTTGACTTAGATTTGACTGAAGCAGTAAAGAAACATAAAGAAAAGGGAGCAATTGCAAGTTTAATAACTAAAAAAGTAACGATTGATCAAGTATCAAGTTATGGAGTAGTAGTTTCAGATGATAATGGTCGAATCAAAGCATTTCAAGAAAAACCATCTATAGATCAAGCCTTAGGCGACTCTATTAATACTGGTATTTATCTTTTTGAACCTGAAATTTTTAATTACATTCCATCAGGTGAAAAATTTGATATTGGTGCTGATCTCTTTCCTAAACTTGTTGAAATGGATTTACCATTTTTTGCACTACCAATGGATTTTGAATGGGTAGATATTGGAAAAGTTCCTGATTATTGGAGTGCCATTCGAAATGTATTATTAGGTAAGGTAAGACAAGTAGAGATCCCTGGTAAAGAAATTAGACCTGGAGTTTTCACTGGATTAAATGTTGCTGCGAATTGGGAAACGATAGATGTAAATGGTCCAGTATACATAGGTGGGATGACCCGAATTGAAGATGGTGCAAAGATTATTGGCCCTGCAATGATTGGACCAAGTTGTTGTATTTGCGAAGGTGCAACAATTGATAATTCAATTATTTTTGATTATTCCAAAATTGGTAAGGGTGTTCGACTGGTTGATAAATTAGTTTTTGGCCGTTATTGTGTGGACAAAAATGGAGATCACTTTGATTTGCAAGATGCATCGTTGGATTGGTTGATAACAGATTCTAGAAGATCTGATATGACTGAACCATCTCCACAGCAGAAGGCAATGGCAGAATTGTTAGGTACTGATTTGATTAATATTCCAGATTAA
- a CDS encoding NADH-quinone oxidoreductase subunit J, whose amino-acid sequence MSIAITTQFICFTVLSLVVIIGALGVILLESIVYSAFLLGGVFMSVAGLYLLLNASFVAAAQVLVYVGAVNVLIIFAIMLVNKKENLKPINDIKSRRIISTSICLTLLSLLIRVDLTNVWSLSSPQNSIGEESTIRIGEHLFSDYLLPFEVASVLLLMAMIGAIVLARRDVMSKDISTGLPVDQELIEKSSEPLLTNKN is encoded by the coding sequence ATGTCCATTGCAATAACAACACAATTTATTTGTTTTACAGTTCTATCTTTAGTTGTCATTATTGGAGCCCTCGGTGTTATATTGCTTGAAAGCATTGTCTACTCAGCCTTCCTTCTTGGAGGGGTTTTCATGAGTGTGGCGGGATTATATCTTCTTTTAAATGCAAGTTTTGTTGCTGCGGCACAGGTTTTAGTTTATGTGGGTGCAGTGAATGTATTAATAATTTTTGCTATTATGCTTGTCAATAAAAAAGAAAATTTAAAGCCTATCAATGACATTAAATCGAGAAGAATCATATCAACATCGATATGTTTAACCCTACTAAGTCTCTTAATAAGGGTTGACTTGACAAATGTGTGGAGTCTATCCAGTCCTCAAAACTCTATAGGAGAAGAATCAACTATTAGAATTGGAGAACATCTGTTTAGTGATTATTTACTTCCATTTGAAGTAGCTTCAGTCTTACTTTTAATGGCAATGATTGGAGCTATTGTTTTAGCAAGAAGAGATGTAATGAGCAAAGATATTTCTACAGGATTACCTGTTGATCAAGAGTTAATTGAAAAATCATCTGAACCATTACTTACAAACAAAAATTAA